The following proteins are co-located in the Shouchella hunanensis genome:
- a CDS encoding aldo/keto reductase, whose protein sequence is MEKRKLGQSSLYISKMGLGGMSLGTNIETAKSIIDEALDLGVNYLDTADLYDYGQNEKIIGEAIKGKRDQVILATKAGNRFTPGKEGWEWDPSKSHIKDAAKNSLSRLNIDYIDLFQLHGGTIEDPIDETISAFEELKKEGYIREYGLSSIRPNVIKEYAERSGIVSIMMQYSILDRRPEELFPYLEEKPISVVTRGSLAKGILTNRALQQVKAAKDGYLSYSSKELAQLRDVLQQNYGHTHSLNGLAYHYCLSHSPVASVVAGASSIEQIRQNVKAVTDESLAQKELENIARIAKQDVYEQHRM, encoded by the coding sequence ATGGAAAAAAGGAAACTTGGACAATCGTCCCTATACATCAGCAAGATGGGATTAGGTGGAATGTCTCTTGGAACAAACATAGAAACCGCTAAATCCATCATTGATGAAGCACTTGATCTAGGCGTTAATTACTTGGATACTGCGGATTTGTATGATTATGGGCAAAATGAAAAGATTATAGGAGAAGCAATTAAAGGAAAGCGGGACCAAGTCATTCTTGCGACAAAAGCTGGCAATCGGTTTACACCAGGAAAAGAAGGCTGGGAATGGGACCCTTCTAAGTCTCATATAAAAGATGCCGCTAAAAATAGTCTTTCACGTTTGAACATTGACTATATTGATTTGTTTCAGCTACACGGTGGAACCATTGAAGACCCTATCGACGAGACGATCTCTGCTTTCGAAGAATTGAAAAAAGAAGGATACATTCGCGAGTATGGTCTTTCTTCCATCCGTCCAAATGTCATTAAAGAATATGCGGAGCGCTCTGGAATCGTCTCCATTATGATGCAGTACAGCATCCTTGATCGTCGTCCAGAAGAATTATTCCCTTATTTAGAGGAGAAACCTATTAGCGTTGTTACTAGAGGGTCATTAGCAAAAGGCATCTTAACAAATCGAGCATTGCAACAGGTGAAAGCAGCTAAAGATGGCTATTTATCCTACTCTTCAAAAGAGCTAGCACAATTAAGAGATGTTCTTCAACAAAACTATGGGCACACCCACTCATTAAATGGACTTGCCTATCACTACTGTTTATCACACTCACCTGTTGCAAGTGTCGTAGCAGGGGCAAGCAGTATAGAGCAAATTCGACAAAATGTAAAAGCTGTTACAGACGAATCATTAGCACAAAAAGAGTTGGAGAATATCGCACGCATTGCAAAACAAGATGTTTATGAACAGCATCGTATGTAA
- a CDS encoding biotin transporter BioY, with product MGIQDLTKISMMTAVMAVLGAIPPIPLPISPVPITAQSIAPMIIGGLLGAKRGFLAVLLFVFLVACSLPLLAGGRGGVGVLFGPSGGYIIGWMLVALSVGYVVSRMKKRTFFNVFCVNLLFGLGLLYICGAGYLAATTGVSIKEAFGMTLAFVPGDVLKAILATFITLRVLRAVPAI from the coding sequence ATGGGGATTCAAGATTTAACAAAAATTTCAATGATGACAGCTGTAATGGCAGTGCTTGGAGCGATACCTCCAATTCCGTTACCGATATCGCCTGTGCCAATTACAGCACAGTCCATTGCGCCAATGATTATTGGTGGTCTACTTGGTGCAAAACGAGGATTTTTAGCCGTATTATTATTTGTTTTCCTTGTTGCATGCTCCCTTCCTTTGCTTGCTGGTGGAAGAGGTGGGGTTGGAGTACTTTTCGGTCCTTCTGGGGGGTACATCATTGGCTGGATGCTTGTCGCGCTAAGTGTAGGGTACGTTGTGTCAAGAATGAAAAAGAGAACGTTTTTTAACGTATTTTGTGTAAATCTTCTATTTGGATTAGGTTTACTATACATATGTGGTGCTGGCTATTTAGCGGCTACTACTGGTGTTTCAATAAAAGAAGCATTTGGAATGACACTAGCTTTTGTACCTGGAGATGTCTTAAAAGCCATTCTTGCGACTTTTATAACGCTTCGAGTACTACGAGCAGTTCCAGCCATTTAA
- a CDS encoding cyclic pyranopterin monophosphate synthase MoaC, with protein MRRRQEVDSSGFIDISSMNAIKQHAYAKSSVQIDKELYENFQNGDLRHKHILENARFAGIMAAKNTSTLLPNNHPKELTYIAIQFNWEVNSGSWDLIIEVEAKAKHPLPIHTEAMAAASIAALTVYDLCQHDAQSIVLGPTYLSRKGNQRA; from the coding sequence ATGAGGCGAAGGCAAGAAGTTGATTCTAGTGGCTTTATTGATATTTCATCAATGAATGCAATAAAACAGCATGCTTATGCAAAATCAAGCGTTCAAATTGATAAAGAGCTCTACGAAAACTTTCAAAATGGCGATTTACGGCATAAGCATATTTTAGAGAACGCACGTTTTGCTGGGATCATGGCTGCTAAAAACACATCAACGCTTCTGCCAAATAACCACCCAAAAGAACTAACGTACATAGCGATACAGTTTAACTGGGAAGTCAATTCAGGCAGCTGGGATTTAATTATAGAGGTAGAGGCAAAAGCAAAGCACCCTTTGCCGATTCACACAGAAGCGATGGCGGCAGCTTCTATTGCCGCATTAACTGTTTATGATTTATGTCAGCACGATGCGCAATCGATTGTGCTAGGACCTACTTATCTTTCTCGGAAAGGCAACCAAAGAGCGTGA